A single Triticum dicoccoides isolate Atlit2015 ecotype Zavitan chromosome 2A, WEW_v2.0, whole genome shotgun sequence DNA region contains:
- the LOC119352596 gene encoding tau-cadinol synthase-like, producing MASGATAAPERRVCSFEPSVWGDFFIHHNPEPLQISEKCMRVKADKLKEDIHKLLKTSKGSVVEKMTLLDALQHLGIDHLFQEQINTVIDEIHKSEFNSDCLYEVALHFRLLREHGCWVSPDIFNQFQGKDGSFNMDTITSEPRGLLCLYNAAYLAIHGEPELDNAICFARQHLESMRGGLKYPLSEQVKRNLKIPLPRTLNRIDAPYYIAEYKHDQACNPSVLELAKLDFNLLQCLHQRELKAFCRWGNDLYEDVGLSYSRNRIVECYFWSYTVHYEQHYGHARLILAKLFALSSLLDDTFDMHATLEEGQKLNEAIQKWDDSAITLLPEYLKRYYVKLMKTFSEFENELKQDRKYRIVHCRKAFQTLCKHYQQESEWFHSSHIPSFEDHVKCSVISAGTPSLVIGSLVGMGDEATDEAFKWALAYPDIVKACGKVTRFMDDLAAFKHGKNKLDVASSLESYINQHHVTSEVAIAVLEIFVEEAWKTTNRARLDDRRALLPFVNRVANLTKSMTMLFRDKGDLYTFSRGNKDRIQGRPVHIR from the exons ATGGCATCTGGTGCCACGGCCGCCCCTGAGAGGAGGGTCTGTAGCTTCGAGCCATCGGTGTGGGGCGACTTCTTCATCCATCACAATCCAGAGCCTCTCCAG ATATCAGAAAAGTGCATGAGAGTGAAAGCGGACAAACTGAAGGAGGACATACACAAGTTGCTTAAGACGTCCAAAGGTAGCGTGGTTGAGAAAATGACTTTACTGGATGCACTCCAGCATCTCGGAATAGATCATCTCTTTCAAGAACAGATTAACACGGTGATAGATGAAATCCACAAGAGCGAATTCAATAGTGATTGCCTCTATGAGGTTGCTCTTCACTTCCGTTTGCTTAGAGAGCATGGATGTTGGGTATCTCCAG ACATTTTCAATCAATTCCAGGGCAAAGATGGAAGCTTCAACATGGATACAATTACTAGTGAACCAAGGGGGTTGTTATGTTTATACAATGCTGCTTACCTTGCAATCCATGGTGAACCGGAACTTGATAATGCCATATGTTTTGCAAGACAACATCTTGAATCTATGAGGGGTGGTCTTAAGTACCCTTTATCCGAGCAAGTGAAACGAAACCTCAAGATACCATTACCAAGAACATTGAACAGAATAGATGCACCATATTATATTGCAGAGTACAAGCATGACCAAGCATGCAACCCCTCTGTACTAGAGCTTGCAAAGCTTGACTTTAATCTTCTGCAGTGTCTTCACCAACGGGAGCTCAAGGCTTTTTGTCG GTGGGGAAACGATCTATATGAAGATGTGGGGCTAAGCTACTCTCGGAATCGTATAGTTGAATGCTACTTCTGGTCCTACACTGTGCACTATGAGCAACACTATGGACATGCACGACTAATTCTTGCCAAGTTATTCGCGCTATCATCCCTACTGGATGATACTTTCGACATGCATGCTACATTGGAAGAGGGTCAGAAGCTCAATGAAGCCATACAAAA ATGGGATGACAGTGCTATTACTCTTTTACCGGAGTACTTGAAGAGGTACTATGTCAAGTTAATGAAAACCTTTAGTGAGTTTGAGAACGAGCTGAAACAAGATCGCAAGTACCGCATTGTTCACTGTCGGAAAGCA TTCCAAACGCTGTGCAAGCATTACCAGCAGGAATCCGAATGGTTCCATAGCAGCCACATCCCAAGCTTTGAAGACCACGTGAAGTGCTCGGTCATCTCTGCTGGTACTCCATCCTTGGTCATCGGCTCACTTGTTGGTATGGGCGATGAGGCGACTGATGAAGCATTCAAGTGGGCCCTTGCGTACCCTGACATTGTAAAGGCTTGCGGCAAGGTGACACGTTTCATGGACGATTTGGCTGCATTTAAG catggcaagaacaagctgGATGTTGCCAGCTCCCTGGAGAGCTATATCAACCAACATCATGTCACGAGCGAGGTAGCTATCGCTGTGCTGGAAATTTTTGTCGAAGAGGCATGGAAAACTACCAATCGAGCACGATTGGACGACCGTCGTGCGCTTCTCCCGTTTGTGAACCGGGTCGCTAACCTCACCAAGAGCATGACCATGTTGTTCCGTGACAAGGGCGACCTGTACACATTCAGCCGCGGCAACAAAGACAGGATCCAAGGGCGACCTGTACACATTCGCTAA